A part of Grus americana isolate bGruAme1 chromosome 33, bGruAme1.mat, whole genome shotgun sequence genomic DNA contains:
- the SYDE1 gene encoding rho GTPase-activating protein SYDE1, whose protein sequence is MAEPLLRRTFSRLRGRDRPRGKKADAKDREHPPPSPDSPVDPEAALAEPVPAASRKQNWARFSCGGRDERRPLPPKASPDPVDAGELDPAAGSPRPGIEPPSEEDVEPAEEAEAVNGSGELGGPGRSPGHGAYLQSLERSSRHWVLSSVKGPGLDEPGGGAEVDAGAAGSEGEIWYNPIPEDEDPQPGSSWKTWGGGSRDAERGRGGESPPKTGREDPPWGSLGTAESSGPRSGTAPVLPAAGRGEEPGAGRTQACGKMPIPCVSSGTGLTTPSPPASPKKGRSLNKVKSPGTVRRLSMKMKKLPELRRKLSLRSPRPRGQEGGTSPSETRKESSNVISRYHLDSSVASRPGLPRAKASGKGGYLSDGDSPELPAKAGARAEPEDGETGLDVGAFRPYSCGETPPRCGQHISGLVSVHLHGVRDLKPPRAEAREVFCVLQVDAANRARTALLPCKTAFLGLNHTFNLELEGARHLKVIVFSWDPTSCRNRLCCHGTVVLPHIFKGCRAQQLAVRLQPRGVLYSKFTLVEQWESPGEREPRVFGVELGQLVEREKTATKVPLLIQKCVAEIEKRGLKVVGLYRLCGSAAVKKELRDAFERDSAAVTLSEQLYPDINVITGILKDYLRELPTPLITPTLYHVVLEAMAKRPPWAPPGERDAVTLLDCLPDVEKATLTRLLDHLSLVASFHDFNRMNSQNIAVCFGPVLLTQNQESRRSGTGTGNRGYAHYEDIASAVDFKRHIEVLHYLLQAWPAPRSTPTPPLWEGAQPACPQQQRGPPLRLDLLESAVVARHRPRGPESPPSNRYAGDWSICDHQFLLVPGAAGDADYNEVAAGDGDTGMPVRRSPHQRTLFVTDFALGEEPEAPFGPRLNLKDFDALILDLERELAKQINVCL, encoded by the exons ATGGCGGAGCCGCTGCTGCGGCGAACCTTCTCCCGCCTGAGGGGCCGCGACCGCCCGCGCGGGAAGAAGGCGGACGCCAAGGATAGAG AGCATCCCCCGCCAAGCCCCGATTCTCCGGTGGACCCCGAGGCGGCATTGGCGGAGCCGGTGCCGGCGGCATCCCGCAAGCAGAACTGGGCCCGTTTTTCCTGCGGCGGCCGCGATGAGAGGCGGCCGCTGCCTCCTAAAGCCTCCCCGGATCCGGTGGACGCCGGTGAACTGGACCCTGCTGCCGGCAGCCCCCGGCCTGGCATCGAACCGCCCAGTGAGGAGGATGTGGAGCCGGCGGAGGAAGCCGAGGCGGTGAACGGCTCCGGGGAGCTTGGTGGTCCCGGTAGGAGCCCCGGGCACGGCGCCTACCTGCAGAGCTTGGAGCGGAGCAGCCGGCACTGGGTGCTGTCATCGGTGAAGGGACCAGGGCTGGATGAGCCGGGCGGCGGAGCCGAGGTGGATGCCGGTGCTGCCGGCAGTGAGGGCGAGATCTGGTACAACCCCATCCCTGAAGATGAGGACCCCCAGCCTGGGAGCTCCTGGAAGACGTGGGGCGGAGGGAGCCGTGACGCTGAGAGGGGCCGTGGTGGGGAGTCACCCCCGAAGACGGGTAGGGAAGACCCCCCCTGGGGCAGTTTGGGAACGGCAGAGAGCTCCGGACCTCGCAGCGGCACAGCTCCGGTGCTGCCAGCGGCTGGCCGAGGAGAGGAGCCAGGAGCCGGCAGGACCCAGGCTTGCG ggAAGATGCCGATCCCATGCGTGAGCTCGGGGACGGGGCTGACcaccccctcgccccccgccagccccaaAAAGGGCCGTTCGCTCAACAAGGTCAAGTCCCCAGGTACCGTACGTCGCCTCTCCATGAAGATGAAGAAGCTGCCGGAGCTACGGAGGAAGCTGAGCCTACGCAGCCCCCGTCCCCGGGGCCAAGAGGGTGGCACCTCGCCTTCCGAAACCCGCAAGGAATCCAGCAACGTCATCAGCCGCTACCACCTAGACAGCAGCGTGGCTTCGCGGCCGGGATTGCCACGAGCCAAAGCATCCGGCAAAGGCGGCTACTTGAGTGACGGCGActccccggagctgccggcTAAAGCTGGGGCGCGTGCCGAACCGGAGGATGGGGAAACCGGGCTGGATGTGGGCGCTTTCCGCCCCTACAGCTGTGGGGAGACGCCGCCGCGGTGCGGGCAGCACATCTCGGGGCTGGTGAGCGTTCACCTCCACGGCGTGCGGGACCTGAAGCCGCCGCGGGCCGAAGCCCGGGAGGTTTTCTGTGTGTTGCAGGTGGACGCGGCCAACCGGGCTCGCACGGCTTTGCTGCCCTGCAAGACGGCGTTCCTTGGCCTCAACCATACCTTCAACCTGGAGCTGGAGGGTGCCCGGCACCTCAAGGTGATCGTTTTCTCCTGGGATCCCACCTCCTGCCGCAACCGTCTCTGCTGCCACGGCACCGTGGTCCTGCCCCACATTTTCAAAG GTTGCCGGGCCCAGCAGCTGGCGGTGCGGCTGCAACCTCGTGGTGTCCTCTACTCCAAATTCACCTTGGTGGAGCAGTGGGAAAGTCCCGGTGAGCGGGAACCCCGCGTCTTCGGCGTGGAGCTGGGCCAGCTGGTGGAGAGGGAGAAGACGGCCACCAAAGTGCCCCTGCTCATCCAGAAATGCGTTGCCGAGATAGAGAAACGAGGGCTGAAG GTGGTGGGGTTGTACCGGCTCTGCGGCTCGGCCGCCGTCAAGAAGGAGCTTCGCGACGCCTTCGAGAGGGACAGCGCGGCCGTGACGCTCTCGGAGCAGCTCTATCCCGACATCAACGTCATCACGG GGATCCTCAAGGATTATTTGCGGGAGCTGCCCACGCCGCTCATCACCCCCACGCTCTACCACGTCGTCCTGGAGGCCATGGCCAAGCGACCCCCTTGGGCCCCCCCAGGAGAGCGGGACGCCGTCACCCTGCTCGACTGCCTGCCTGACGTCGAGAAG GCCACGCTGACGCGGCTCCTGGACCACCTCAGCCTGGTGGCCTCTTTCCACGATTTCAACCGCATGAACTCGCAGAACATCGCTGTCTGCTTCGGGCCCGTCCTGCTCACCCAGAACCAGGAATCCCGGCGTTCCGGCACCGGTACCGGTAACCGCGGCTACGCCCACTACGAGGACATCGCGAGCGCCGTCGATTTCAAACGGCACATCGAGGTGCTGCACTACCTGCTGCAGGCCTGGCCGG CCCCCCGCTCAACCCCGACCCCCCCACTTTGGGAAGGGGCGCAGCCCGCTTGCCCGCAGCAGCAACGGGGGCCACCGCTGCGACTGGACCTGCTGGAGAGCGCGGTGGTGGCCCGTCACCGTCCCCGAGGACCGGAGAGCCCCCCCAGCAACCGCTACGCGGGCGACTGGAGTATCTGCGACCACCAATTCCTACTGGTACCCGGCGCAGCCGGCGACGCCGATTACAACGAGGTGGCTGCCGGCGACGGTGACACCGGGATGCCGGTACGGCGGTCTCCCCACCAGCGGACCCTCTTCGTGACCGATTTCGCCCTCGGCGAGGAACCCGAGGCGCCTTTCGGCCCCCGCCTCAACCTCAAGGACTTCGACGCGCTCATCCTCGACCTCGAGCGGGAACTCGCCAAGCAGATCAACGTCTGCCTGTGA